One Drosophila virilis strain 15010-1051.87 unplaced genomic scaffold, Dvir_AGI_RSII-ME tig00000038, whole genome shotgun sequence DNA window includes the following coding sequences:
- the LOC116651580 gene encoding protein kish-like, with protein MSALFNFQSLLSVILLLICTCAYVRPLCPRILDRNKSGLRLTLWKLARIGERESPWVGAACVVMAIMLLFSN; from the coding sequence ATGAGTGCATTATTCAACTTTCAAAGTTTACTTTCGGTAATCCTATTGTTGATCTGCACCTGCGCTTATGTGCGACCACTCTGTCCCAGGATATTGGATCGGAATAAGTCCGGGTTACGGCTTACATTGTGGAAGTTGGCGCGGATCGGAGAACGCGAATCGCCTTGGGTTGGTGCTGCCTGCGTTGTTATGGCAATAATGTTGCTGTTTTCCAACTAA